The DNA window CGGAGCGTGCCGTTGTTCAAAATCATCCAATCCAAGCTGGACAAATTGAATCAAGTGCTTCGGGAAGAATTGACCGGGATCCGGGTCATCCGCGCTTTCAACCGGATTGAGCATGAACGGCAACGCTTCGTCCGGGCCAATGCCGACCTGACCGATACCTCCATCCGGGTCAATAAAATCATGGCCGCCCTGATGCCCCTGATGATGCTGGTGATGAATCTGACGACCATCGCCATTGTCTGGTTCGGCGGGCTGCGAATCGATGCCGGCAGAATGCAGATCGGCTCGCTGATGGCCTTTCTCCAATATGCGATGCAGATCATGTTCTCCATGATCATGGTCTCCATGATGTTTGTCCTGCTGCCCCGGGCCGCGGCGTCCAGCGCCCGCATTAATCAGGTGCTGGATACGGCGCCGGAGATCCATGACCCGCCCCGGGCCAAAGGGACCGGGGCGAAACGGGGCTTCCTGGAATTCCTGGATGTGACTTTCCGTTATCCCGGCGCGGAACAACCCGCTATCCGCCATGTCTCTTTCAGCGCCGGTCCCGGGGAGACGACCGCGATCATCGGTGGCACCGGCTCCGGCAAGTCGACCTTGATTCACCTGATCCCCCGCTTCTATGATGTCGACAGCGGCAGCATTCTGGTGGACGGAGTCGATGTCCGGGAATTGCCCCAGTCCGATCTGCGTTCCCGGATCGGTTTGGTGCCGCAAAAGGCGATCCTCTTTACCGGCACCATCGCCGATAACATCCGTTACGGCAAGGCCGACGCCAGCGACGCCGAGGTCCGTCACGCCGCCGAAGTCGCTCAGGCCAGCGAATTTATCAGCGCGATGAGGGACGGCTTTGACTCGCTCATCGCCCAGGGCGGCACCAATGTCTCCGGCGGCCAGAAACAACGGCTGGCAATCGCCCGGGCCTTGGTCCGGCGGCCGGAGATCTTCCTCTTTGACGACAGTTTTTCGGCGCTGGATTTTAAGACCGACGCCAATTTGCGGGCCGCGCTCAAACGGGAGATCGGCGGCGCCACCCTGATCATCGTGGCC is part of the Hydrogenispora ethanolica genome and encodes:
- a CDS encoding ABC transporter ATP-binding protein — translated: MFKLIKFLKPYRLPVAIVLVLMFIQALTELYLPSLMADIVDTGIVKGDTAYIVRTGAVMLGVAALGTISAVIAGFFSARTAMGFGKILRDRLFAHVESFSLHEFDSLGTASLITRTTNDITQIQTVAMMSLRLFITAPIMALGGIIMAVSEDPELSWVIVAAVPVLSLAVFLVAGRSVPLFKIIQSKLDKLNQVLREELTGIRVIRAFNRIEHERQRFVRANADLTDTSIRVNKIMAALMPLMMLVMNLTTIAIVWFGGLRIDAGRMQIGSLMAFLQYAMQIMFSMIMVSMMFVLLPRAAASSARINQVLDTAPEIHDPPRAKGTGAKRGFLEFLDVTFRYPGAEQPAIRHVSFSAGPGETTAIIGGTGSGKSTLIHLIPRFYDVDSGSILVDGVDVRELPQSDLRSRIGLVPQKAILFTGTIADNIRYGKADASDAEVRHAAEVAQASEFISAMRDGFDSLIAQGGTNVSGGQKQRLAIARALVRRPEIFLFDDSFSALDFKTDANLRAALKREIGGATLIIVAQRVSTVMDADRIIVLDEGRVAGTGTHSELLKTCAVYREIVASQLSEEEIA